The following proteins are co-located in the Rhodococcus opacus B4 genome:
- a CDS encoding DUF5130 domain-containing protein, which yields MASGDLTPATVSADNLPVGSVVTASGRISGVHRVGEPFTDDLPFTTDELVRLDDALTDGTRKTKVRFNAYIGDLGENTAAGADALFPTTPEAERSVLIAVSPNQRTVEIRSGRAVADRVTDRVAQLGATAAVSSFGDGDLIDGLVSAIRVMSAAIASP from the coding sequence GTGGCAAGTGGTGACCTGACCCCCGCGACCGTATCCGCGGACAATCTGCCCGTCGGCAGCGTCGTGACCGCCAGCGGTCGCATCTCGGGCGTGCACCGCGTCGGTGAGCCCTTCACCGACGACCTGCCGTTCACGACGGACGAACTCGTCCGCCTCGACGATGCCCTCACCGACGGCACCCGCAAGACGAAGGTGCGTTTCAACGCGTACATCGGCGACCTCGGCGAGAACACCGCGGCAGGCGCCGATGCGCTCTTCCCGACGACTCCGGAGGCGGAACGGTCCGTCCTCATCGCCGTCTCGCCGAACCAGCGGACGGTCGAGATCCGCAGTGGCCGGGCCGTGGCCGACCGGGTCACCGACCGGGTCGCCCAGCTCGGGGCGACGGCGGCGGTGTCGTCGTTCGGCGACGGAGACCTCATCGACGGTCTCGTCAGTGCCATTCGCGTGATGAGCGCGGCGATCGCCTCGCCGTAA
- a CDS encoding aa3-type cytochrome oxidase subunit CtaJ, with translation MSILETVLIFVGIPALITAFFAAMSFVGKKTPGPVPPAFHLGEEWTHAPVLWSAVDEVTTHGHHGGHHGAHAGSEDLIGGSASGKW, from the coding sequence GTGAGCATTCTCGAGACAGTGCTGATATTCGTAGGAATTCCGGCGTTGATCACCGCCTTCTTCGCGGCGATGTCGTTCGTCGGCAAGAAGACGCCGGGCCCCGTGCCGCCCGCGTTCCACCTCGGCGAGGAATGGACGCATGCGCCGGTGCTGTGGAGCGCCGTCGACGAGGTGACCACGCACGGTCATCACGGCGGACACCACGGCGCGCACGCCGGTTCGGAAGACCTGATTGGAGGCTCGGCAAGTGGCAAGTGGTGA
- a CDS encoding globin yields the protein MTDVQQTFYEAVGGAETFRKLTARFYEEVAKDDIVRPLYPEEDLGPAERRMRMFLEQYWGGPHTYSDERGHPRLRMRHHPFKIGPIERDAWLRCMHTAIASIDSGTLDDAHRKALREYMDMAAASMVNSAF from the coding sequence ATGACTGACGTGCAGCAGACCTTCTATGAGGCGGTGGGCGGAGCGGAGACGTTCCGCAAGCTCACCGCGCGCTTCTACGAGGAAGTCGCCAAGGACGACATCGTGCGGCCCCTCTATCCCGAGGAAGATCTGGGTCCGGCCGAGCGCCGGATGCGGATGTTCCTCGAGCAGTACTGGGGTGGACCGCACACCTATTCGGACGAGCGCGGCCACCCGCGACTGCGGATGCGTCACCACCCGTTCAAGATCGGCCCGATCGAGCGCGACGCGTGGCTGCGGTGCATGCACACGGCGATCGCGTCGATCGACTCCGGGACTCTCGACGACGCGCATCGCAAGGCTCTCCGGGAGTACATGGACATGGCGGCGGCGTCGATGGTGAACTCCGCCTTCTGA
- a CDS encoding glycoside hydrolase family 13 protein, with the protein MSTPAETSADDTQPAPWWSDAVFYQIYPRSFADANGDGVGDLHGVRDKLGYLELLGVDALWLSPVMRSPMADHGYDVSDPRDIDPLFGDLAVMDDLIEAAHARQIKVTMDLVPNHTSVEHEWFRAAVASPPGSPERNRYIFRDGRGENGAEPPNNWPSIFGGPAWTRITEADGAPGQWYLHIFATEQPDLNWDNPEVVEDLTKTLRFWLDRGVDGFRIDVAHGMAKPEGLPDHDWSANELLHNSDDDPRFDNPAVHDIHRGIRKVLDEYPGTVAVGEIWVRDNERFGEYIRPDELHLGFNFRLAEAEFSAETVREAIENSLTAVDQVGGTPTWTLSNHDVEREVTRYGGGEIGTARARAMILVELALPGAAFLYNGAELGLPNVDLPDSALQDPVWERSDHTERGRDGCRVPVPWEGTEPPFGFSTGEPWLPMPAEWAPLTVEAQLEDVTSTLSLYRAALELRSFRPEFSGPGVDWYGSPEGCFAFRRRGGLICALNATDAPIALPPGEVLLGSAPLVEGQLPPNAAAWLI; encoded by the coding sequence GTGAGCACTCCCGCCGAAACGTCCGCCGACGACACGCAGCCGGCACCCTGGTGGTCCGACGCGGTCTTCTACCAGATCTATCCCCGCTCGTTCGCCGACGCGAACGGTGACGGCGTCGGCGATCTCCACGGAGTGCGGGACAAACTCGGCTACCTCGAACTGCTCGGTGTCGACGCCCTCTGGCTGAGCCCGGTCATGCGTTCCCCGATGGCCGATCACGGCTACGACGTGTCCGACCCCCGCGACATCGACCCGCTGTTCGGCGACCTCGCGGTCATGGACGACCTGATCGAGGCGGCGCACGCCCGCCAGATCAAGGTGACGATGGACCTGGTGCCCAATCACACCAGCGTCGAGCACGAATGGTTCCGTGCGGCCGTCGCGTCGCCGCCGGGCAGTCCGGAACGGAACCGGTACATCTTCCGAGACGGCCGCGGCGAGAACGGCGCGGAGCCGCCGAACAACTGGCCGAGCATCTTCGGCGGTCCGGCGTGGACACGGATCACCGAGGCCGACGGCGCACCCGGCCAGTGGTACCTGCACATCTTCGCGACGGAGCAACCCGACCTGAACTGGGACAACCCGGAGGTCGTCGAGGACCTGACGAAAACGCTCCGGTTCTGGCTCGACCGGGGCGTCGACGGATTCCGCATCGACGTCGCGCACGGCATGGCGAAGCCGGAAGGCCTGCCGGATCACGACTGGTCCGCCAACGAACTGCTGCACAACTCGGACGACGACCCGCGGTTCGACAACCCCGCCGTCCACGACATCCACCGCGGCATCCGCAAGGTCCTCGACGAGTACCCGGGCACGGTGGCCGTCGGGGAGATCTGGGTCCGCGACAACGAACGGTTCGGCGAGTACATCCGGCCCGACGAACTGCACCTCGGGTTCAACTTCCGGCTGGCGGAGGCCGAGTTCTCGGCGGAGACGGTCCGGGAGGCGATCGAGAACTCCCTCACCGCCGTCGACCAGGTCGGCGGAACCCCCACGTGGACCCTGTCGAACCACGACGTCGAACGGGAGGTCACCCGGTACGGCGGCGGCGAGATCGGCACCGCACGCGCCCGGGCGATGATCCTCGTCGAACTGGCGCTGCCGGGTGCGGCGTTCCTGTACAACGGCGCCGAACTCGGCCTGCCCAACGTCGACCTGCCCGATTCGGCGTTGCAGGACCCGGTGTGGGAACGGTCCGATCACACCGAACGCGGCCGCGACGGATGCCGGGTGCCCGTTCCCTGGGAGGGCACCGAACCGCCGTTCGGGTTCAGCACGGGCGAGCCATGGCTGCCGATGCCGGCCGAGTGGGCCCCGCTGACCGTCGAGGCGCAACTCGAGGACGTCACGTCAACGCTCTCGCTGTACCGGGCGGCTCTCGAACTGCGCTCGTTCCGGCCGGAGTTCTCCGGTCCCGGAGTCGACTGGTACGGCAGTCCCGAGGGGTGCTTCGCGTTCCGCAGGCGCGGCGGTCTGATCTGCGCCCTGAATGCCACCGACGCGCCGATCGCGCTGCCGCCCGGTGAGGTGCTGCTCGGCAGCGCGCCTCTCGTCGAGGGGCAGCTTCCGCCGAACGCGGCTGCGTGGCTCATCTGA
- a CDS encoding SRPBCC family protein: MAYIRESTHIDVTPAAAWDALRDWGALHTRLAAGFVTDTALDQGDRVVTFCDGSVVRERLVSCDEDAQRLAWSIVDGPYMHHHASAQVSDDGHGATVFVWIADVLPGTLAERTAQMMRLGIEAVRRTLDTADRVVDTR; encoded by the coding sequence ATGGCATACATTCGCGAGTCCACACACATCGACGTCACACCGGCTGCCGCGTGGGACGCGCTGCGAGACTGGGGCGCGTTGCACACGCGGCTCGCCGCCGGGTTCGTCACCGACACGGCGCTCGACCAGGGTGATCGGGTCGTCACGTTCTGCGACGGATCCGTCGTCCGGGAGCGTCTCGTCTCGTGCGACGAGGACGCACAGAGGCTGGCCTGGTCGATCGTCGACGGCCCCTACATGCATCACCATGCGTCCGCCCAGGTGAGCGACGACGGTCACGGTGCAACCGTCTTCGTCTGGATCGCGGACGTTCTTCCCGGCACGCTCGCCGAGCGGACCGCTCAGATGATGCGACTGGGCATCGAGGCCGTGCGGCGGACCCTCGACACCGCCGACCGCGTCGTCGACACCCGCTGA
- the dinB gene encoding DNA polymerase IV, with protein MFVSDSPRPRISSGAEATILHADLDAFYASVEQRDDPALRGRPVIVGGGVVLAASYEAKAYGVRTASSGAQALRLCPHAVVVRPRMSAYAAASKAVFEVFGHTTPLVEGLSIDEAFLDVAGLRKIAGAPVDIAARLRRDVREQVGLPITVGVARTKFLAKVASAVGKPDGLLHVPPEGEIEFLHPLPVERLWGVGAVTSRKLRDAGIATVGQLAHHPEELLVSIVGPAAGHHLHALAWARDPRPVQVGRRRRSVGAQHALGRGPKSREDVDAALVALVDRVAGRLRRGKRVGRTVVLRLRFDDFTRVTRSHTLAQPSAQTQTILTTARGLLGNAMPMIESKGITLVGVAVANLEDDCPQQLALPFDPYTRSTLDTTLDSLRDRFGSAAVTRAVLLGRDPGVSVPILPD; from the coding sequence ATGTTCGTGTCCGATTCGCCGCGCCCGCGTATCTCGAGTGGCGCCGAGGCGACCATCCTGCACGCCGACCTCGACGCGTTCTACGCCTCGGTGGAGCAACGGGACGACCCTGCACTGCGGGGTCGTCCGGTGATCGTCGGCGGTGGGGTCGTGCTGGCCGCGAGCTACGAGGCGAAGGCGTACGGGGTGCGCACGGCCAGTAGCGGCGCCCAGGCGCTGCGCCTGTGTCCGCACGCCGTCGTGGTGCGACCGCGGATGTCGGCGTATGCGGCCGCGAGCAAGGCGGTGTTCGAGGTCTTCGGGCACACGACACCCCTGGTCGAGGGCCTGTCGATCGACGAGGCGTTTCTCGACGTCGCCGGTCTGCGCAAGATCGCGGGCGCACCGGTCGACATCGCTGCCCGCCTCCGCCGCGACGTACGCGAGCAGGTGGGTCTGCCGATCACCGTCGGTGTCGCGCGAACGAAGTTTCTCGCCAAGGTCGCCAGCGCGGTGGGCAAGCCCGACGGACTGCTGCACGTACCGCCGGAGGGGGAGATCGAATTCCTCCACCCGCTGCCGGTCGAACGGCTGTGGGGGGTCGGGGCGGTGACGTCGCGCAAGCTCCGCGACGCCGGAATCGCCACCGTCGGCCAACTCGCCCACCATCCGGAAGAGCTGCTCGTGTCCATCGTCGGACCGGCGGCGGGCCACCACCTCCACGCGCTCGCCTGGGCGCGCGACCCCCGGCCGGTGCAGGTGGGACGCAGGCGGCGGTCCGTCGGCGCCCAGCATGCGCTGGGACGCGGGCCGAAGTCGCGGGAGGACGTGGACGCCGCCCTGGTCGCGTTGGTCGACCGGGTGGCGGGCCGGTTGCGCCGCGGCAAGCGGGTGGGGCGCACGGTGGTGCTGCGGCTGCGGTTCGACGACTTCACCCGGGTCACCCGGTCGCACACCCTGGCGCAGCCGTCGGCGCAGACGCAGACGATCCTCACCACGGCCCGGGGCCTGCTCGGCAACGCGATGCCGATGATCGAGAGCAAGGGCATCACCCTCGTCGGTGTCGCGGTGGCCAACCTCGAGGACGACTGCCCCCAGCAATTGGCGCTGCCGTTCGATCCCTACACGCGCAGCACTCTCGACACCACGCTCGACAGCCTCCGCGACCGTTTCGGCTCCGCGGCGGTCACCCGCGCGGTTCTGCTGGGCCGGGATCCGGGTGTGAGCGTGCCGATCCTGCCGGACTAG
- a CDS encoding HNH endonuclease: protein MKNRHSARAHRQLVPTDARSAGVSGAFALQVITEGSAHSAEPSFPGENAVPLWIKRRVLLLNVTYEPLTALPARRAVVLMTCGKADTVHEDPHAPVVHSEQWSVQVPSVIRLRNYVRVPYRARVPMTRAALMHRDRFRCAYCGSKAETVDHVVPRSRGGEHSWENCVACCAPCNHRKADKLLSELGWTLRASLVPPSGPHWRLLASTKDLHPSWMPYLGEGAA, encoded by the coding sequence ATGAAGAATCGACACAGCGCCCGCGCTCACCGACAACTCGTGCCCACTGATGCCCGGAGTGCCGGGGTTTCAGGGGCGTTTGCTTTACAAGTGATCACCGAAGGCTCCGCGCACAGCGCCGAGCCTTCTTTCCCGGGCGAGAATGCGGTTCCGCTCTGGATCAAGCGCCGGGTGCTTCTCCTGAACGTCACCTACGAGCCGCTCACCGCCCTTCCTGCCCGCCGCGCCGTGGTGTTGATGACCTGCGGTAAGGCCGACACCGTCCACGAGGATCCGCACGCCCCGGTCGTCCACTCCGAGCAGTGGTCCGTTCAGGTGCCGTCCGTGATCCGCCTCCGGAACTACGTCCGCGTCCCGTACCGGGCCCGCGTTCCGATGACCCGCGCGGCACTCATGCATCGCGACCGGTTCCGGTGCGCCTACTGCGGGTCCAAGGCCGAGACGGTCGATCACGTGGTTCCCCGCAGTCGTGGCGGCGAGCATTCGTGGGAGAACTGCGTGGCCTGCTGCGCGCCCTGCAACCACCGCAAGGCGGACAAGTTGCTGAGCGAACTCGGCTGGACGCTCCGGGCCTCCCTGGTGCCGCCGTCCGGCCCGCATTGGCGGCTGCTGGCGTCGACGAAGGACCTGCACCCGTCGTGGATGCCCTACCTCGGTGAAGGCGCCGCCTGA
- a CDS encoding helix-turn-helix domain-containing protein, translating to MSEVALLPGASVWTVDCCAKHPGWSDVEVRGDHRLVLVRGGRFLRRIGRCESTVDPTVAYLGVPGEAEQFAHPAGGDRCTSIGVRPELWRTLAGEHWVLARSDVYVDASVDLLHRRLLRAGRTGDIQFALAEEVVRLVAVAALAASRERSSAHRRGGLPDAAVAAAARAAILDDEPGSHGLLPLADRIGVSPFALSRACSAVMGISLTRYRNRVRVGRALARIEAGDRDLACLAADLGFSDQAHLTRTIRVHLGETPTALRTLLSA from the coding sequence ATGAGCGAGGTCGCACTTCTGCCGGGCGCGAGCGTCTGGACGGTGGACTGCTGCGCCAAACACCCGGGTTGGTCGGACGTGGAGGTGCGCGGCGACCACCGGCTCGTGCTCGTCCGCGGCGGCCGTTTCCTGCGCCGGATCGGCAGGTGCGAGTCGACGGTCGACCCGACTGTCGCCTACCTCGGCGTCCCGGGTGAGGCGGAGCAGTTCGCGCACCCCGCCGGGGGAGACCGGTGCACGTCGATAGGCGTCCGGCCCGAGCTGTGGCGGACCCTCGCCGGTGAGCACTGGGTGCTCGCCCGGTCCGACGTGTACGTCGACGCCTCCGTCGACCTTCTGCACCGGCGCCTGCTCCGGGCCGGCCGCACCGGCGACATCCAGTTCGCCCTCGCGGAGGAGGTCGTCCGACTCGTCGCGGTCGCCGCGCTCGCCGCGTCCCGGGAACGGTCGAGTGCGCATCGGCGCGGCGGGCTTCCGGACGCCGCGGTCGCCGCCGCCGCTCGCGCGGCGATCCTCGACGACGAGCCCGGCTCGCACGGACTGCTACCCCTCGCCGACCGGATCGGAGTATCGCCGTTCGCTCTGAGCCGCGCCTGCAGCGCGGTCATGGGGATCTCGCTCACCAGGTACCGCAACCGGGTCCGGGTAGGCCGGGCGCTCGCGCGGATCGAGGCCGGCGACCGGGACCTCGCCTGCCTCGCCGCCGACCTGGGGTTCTCGGATCAGGCCCATCTGACCAGGACGATCCGCGTCCACCTCGGGGAGACACCGACCGCACTGCGCACGCTGCTGTCGGCCTGA
- a CDS encoding acyl-CoA thioesterase: MTLSEGFHAEVEVRWSDMDVFQHINHARMVTLLEEARIPWLFEDDRPTVTLRDGAVIADLHVRYRGQLRHSDSPLDVLMWVEKVRAVDFTINYEVRPKGVDVSVAPSIIASTQIAAFDIDTQRLRRITDVERGYLESWQRA, from the coding sequence ATGACGTTGAGCGAGGGCTTTCACGCGGAGGTCGAAGTTCGATGGTCGGACATGGACGTCTTCCAGCACATCAACCACGCTCGGATGGTGACGCTGCTGGAGGAGGCGCGGATTCCCTGGCTGTTCGAGGACGACCGGCCCACGGTCACGTTGCGTGACGGCGCAGTCATCGCCGACCTGCACGTGCGCTACCGCGGGCAGCTTCGGCACAGCGATTCACCGCTGGACGTGCTGATGTGGGTCGAGAAGGTGCGCGCCGTCGATTTCACGATCAACTACGAGGTCCGCCCGAAGGGTGTCGACGTCTCGGTCGCGCCGTCCATCATCGCGTCGACGCAGATCGCGGCGTTCGACATCGACACTCAGCGACTCCGCAGGATCACGGACGTCGAGCGCGGTTACCTGGAGAGCTGGCAGCGTGCATGA